A genomic window from Triticum urartu cultivar G1812 chromosome 7, Tu2.1, whole genome shotgun sequence includes:
- the LOC125522469 gene encoding eukaryotic translation initiation factor 1A, with product MPKNKGKGGKNRKRGKNEADDDKRELVFKEDGQEYAQVTRMLGNGRCEAICVDGTKRLCHIRGKMHKKVWIAAGDIVLVGLRDYQDDKADVILKYMNDEARLLKAYGELPDTLRLNEGVDVDGPEEGEGDSDYIQFEDEDIDKI from the coding sequence ATGCCGAAGAACAAGGGTAAGGGAGGCAAGAACCGCAAGCGGGGCAAGAACGAGGCCGACGACGACAAGCGCGAGCTGGTGTTCAAGGAGGACGGCCAGGAGTACGCGCAGGTGACGCGGATGCTCGGCAACGGGCGCTGCGAGGCCATCTGCGTCGACGGCACCAAGCGCCTCTGCCACATCCGGGGCAAGATGCACAAGAAGGTCTGGATCGCCGCCGGGGACATCGTCCTCGTCGGCCTCCGCGACTACCAGGACGACAAGGCCGACGTCATCCTCAAGTACATGAACGACGAGGCCCGCCTGCTCAAGGCCTACGGGGAGCTCCCCGACACGCTCCGCCTCAACGAGGGCGTTGACGTCGACGGCCCCGAGGAGGGCGAGGGCGACAGCGACTACATCCAGTTCGAGGACGAGGACATCGACAAGATCTAA